A region from the Leguminivora glycinivorella isolate SPB_JAAS2020 chromosome 3, LegGlyc_1.1, whole genome shotgun sequence genome encodes:
- the LOC125224857 gene encoding 39S ribosomal protein L32, mitochondrial, producing MLPRISTVVNILRNIEKCILSSLGHPPNELALAYVYEPRAPTPKKFSIKDIVGDGFLLAVPKFRRTVEKRLKRKFGNPDYIWKPLVPQTNIRVCRDCGHHHESGRLCEHCYKKIQEETKLIQEQIKKKLGVGPITEDVVILYEGENLPEKAKEFWNGKRVVEMKKERPQWFSKNLLQKSTQQPSNSTDVKPTDLA from the exons ATGCTACCGCGTATTTCAACGGTAGTCAATATCCTGAGAAATATTGAAAAATGCATTCTTTCTTCCCTCGGTCACCCACCAAACG AGCTTGCCTTGGCTTATGTTTATGAGCCTAGAGCACCTACACCGAAAAAGTTCTCAATCAAAGACATTGTTGGAGACGGATTTCTGCTTGCTGTTCCTAAATTTCGAAGAACCGTAGAGAAGAGACTTAAGAGGAAGTTCGGCAACCCAGACTACATTTGGAAGCCACTGGTGCCGCAAACTAACATCAGAGTGTGCCGGGACTGTGGACACCACCATGAGAGTGGAAGGCTTTGTG aaCACTGCTACAAAAAAATCCAAGAGGAGACTAAATTGATCCAGGAACAGATTAAAAAGAAGCTGGGTGTCGGACCAATCACAGAAGATGTCGTTATTTTGTATGAAGGAGAAAATCTTCCGGAAAAG GCCAAGGAGTTTTGGAACGGCAAAAGGGTGGTTGAAATGAAGAAGGAAAGACCTCAATGGTTCAGCAAGAATCTACTGCAAAAATCCACACAACAGCCCTCAAACTCGACTGATGTTAAGCCTACAGATTTAGCCTAA
- the LOC125224856 gene encoding protein spindle-F codes for MESSSIVSFNNDSTFQSTLKAEYNNVSVHELALHAMRDRCLLLQRRINTLETDNMKLKLDITKSKQGSQYIPLQEDERYQLQQKIAELKKQKSQLMHHVFMVSCENKTLWNKIACIKGPEKLPSAEQVKHPLIRTNTYIHSTPKTSSNYQEKFSESSLEEISLKVINSYIQEKSQLVEQYEQMSELQDADDEMLNVDSIGFTYIEEPGTDSLKEIRNQTEKLQQLKKEMAQQEKDLKLAISKVESVLKYGYKCPTCIANSTKITTSEHKEIETSDSLANWATPVDSSTYNDTFNDLNTSAFKKNQEQDSKESVSPTTDRICPMCGETFQKDIAFNEFQAHVESHFTGDIEPDSIIDDFDNIPNSFDNVI; via the exons ATGGAGTCTTCATCGATTGTTAGTTTCAACAATGATTCTACATTCCAATCGACGTTGAAAGCAGAATATAACAACGTAAGTGTCCACGAACTAGCCCTTCACGCGATGAGAGATCGATGTTTGCTGTTACAACGCAGAATTAATACATTGGAAACTGATAACATGAAGTTAAAACTGGATATCACAAAATCTAAACAAGGATCACAGTACATTCCTTTACAAGAAGACGAGAGATATCAGCTGCAACAAAAGATTGCGGAGCTTAAGAAGCAAAAGTCGCAGCTCATGCATCATGTATTTATGGTATCATGTGAAAATAAAACCTTATGGAACAAAATTGCCTGTATAAAAGGTCCTGAAAAACTGCCTAGTGCTGAACAAGTAAAACACCCTTTAATCAGGACGAATACGTATATCCACAGCACTCCAAAAACGAGCTCAAACTACCAAGAAAAGTTTTCAGAGTCAAGCTTAGAAGAGATCTCTTTAAAAGTCATAAACAGTTACATACAAGAGAAGTCACAGCTGGTAGAACAGTATGAGCAAATGAGCGAGTTACAGGATGCAGACGATGAGATGTTGAATGTAGATTCTATAGGATTCACTTATATTGAGGAGCCAGGGACTGATTCGTTAAAAGAAATTCGAAACCAGACGGAAAAGCTGCAGCAGTTGAAGAAGGAAATGGCTCAGCAGGAAAAAGACCTTAAATTAGCTATTTCGAAAGTAGAAAGTGTATTGAAAT ATGGTTACAAATGCCCAACATGCATCGcaaatagtacaaaaataaCAACATCAGAGCATAAAGAAATAGAGACGAGTGACAGTCTAGCCAACTGGGCTACACCTGTCGACTCCAGCACATACAATGACACTTTCAACGATTTAAACACTTCAGCATTCAAGAAGAACCAGGAGCAGGACTCAAAAGAGTCAGTCTCGCCTACGACAGACAGAATTTGCCCTATGTGTGGGGAAACATTCCAAAAAGACATTGCTTTCAACGAGTTTCAGGCTCATGTTGAATCCCATTTTACTGGAGATATTGAGCCAGATTCCATTATTGATGACTTTGACAATATTCCTAATTCATTTGATAATgttatataa